Genomic segment of Harmonia axyridis chromosome 6, icHarAxyr1.1, whole genome shotgun sequence:
TGGCAAATtaaatttctcttgaaatattaaatttgagGCATGTtctttgttcaatattttcatccgTTATAAAACTTGTAAAATACTTTTAAGCAACTGACAAAATCGAGAACTAAGTGCAAACTAACTAATATGACTCTCAAACTTCGTGTCAATTGTGTGCAGACTAGAATCAAAATTGGACTATGTGCTTTTTAATTAAACAAATCACATTACTAACCtaatatattgatttttttcagagaaataaGGGTATTCATGAGAAGTCTTGGAACAATTTGCCAAAAAATTGCCAAAGGGAATTTTAAAAGACCTTCACTCTCTACTCAGAATAATCTGTTGGCTATAGCAGATTTACTGTGCGaactttaattattattatttatataagaaATGATAACAGGAAAAAATAAGATTACCTATATTGCATATTTACCCATAAAAGTTGTTTTGTTCAATGTTTCATTATTAAATGTTCTATTTTGAAAGTTTTCATTACTAAAGTTCAAATAACAGGGTTTCTATGGAATCAGGCAACCAATTTGGACTAAGccgtttatttatttaaactTTATCAAGGCAAGATCATTTAGTCGAATAAAGGTGAATGTTTTGGGTATAGAGAATAatgagaatttttattatttcttgcaTCACATGCTATTGGCAAACTTTTAAAATATCCCAAAAATAAACTTAAATCTATTTATTATAGGAGGGGGTGTATTTTGTAGTTTAAAGGTTCTTCACTTTGAATTTGAAGAAGTAATGAAACATACataaaagatggaaaaaatattCTATAGGCTGGTTTCCTCAATTTGTGACTCTTTTTGTAGATAAGGGATATCCACATTTATATAAAAATcatcttgaatgaatatatgaAAACAGACATAATAATTATATCACATCTATGATGCGAACCTAtacattatatattataatgatATAGTTTTCACTGGGTtctatttaaaattcaattatgaTATAATTGGGGtgttttgaattcttcaaaaatgcTTTTCGAGGACAAAGGTTGATCAAAAACAACTTGGGCAGCTGTGTCAATATTTTACATAAccttaattcaaaaaattatgaatacgaagaaatgtaaaataatattttagaattgtCTCCTATCATGCTCccttatttatttaaaaaaaaatgtatcatCAGTTGATAAAAATCATATCCTTTGTTATTAGCAAGAGAAAGATAACTAACTTTTATTAGGGCATACGCAAGATATTAAAACGCTTCCTCAATTTAGATTTAGTgcttaattcatttcatttccttCACATTTCTTACGTTATTGCTGTGACATTTCGGCatcctcaaaatatttttctagaaaTGAATCCTTGTATTTTAGCGCAACCACCTGAAGATGAAGTTGGTGATGGCAGATGGCAAAGCATGGTAAGctcatatttattttgatatggAAATTTACTCTTGAATTTACCTAATAGTGAAAATATTGGTGACAATTATATTGTAACTGCAGTCGGATTACTTTGATATTCTCAAAGAATtagtgaaaaatgttttttactacATACACTACTCATCAAAAACAAAGATCAAAGTATCGCAGAAGTTTAGCGCTCTCTTATTCATACGTATGATACATTGATATTTAATGGACAATAAGAACAATGACATAATTTATTTAGCTCTTTAATAATATATCCATTATGTATTCATATGATGTCTTCTATCCCGACACTCAGGAGATATTCTATTACAAATGtgaattaattcaattattctAAATAGAGAATATGATGTATCAAACTCCGACTAATAGTTTTGCTGTTACGAAAATTCCAAGATTTAAATAGCTGCTCACATTTTAGTATTCGAATGTCGTGAAACATCCGATCTATTATATATTATGAAAAACTTATTATATATTAATACAATTGAGTACGTAATtcatgcatgatataacttatTGAAGTCAATATTCTAATATTAACTAATATAAATTTCACGAACAGCACAACAGATACCTAAATGAAGCTCAAAATTCGGAGCCAGAGGTTCTCTTTATAGGAGATTCAATCGTTCAACAGCTACAGTTCTCCACCATATGGGcagaaaaattcatttctctgCACTGCTGTAATTTTGGTATTGGAGGTGACAGGTAAAATTTTAGAGTAACATGCTGCATAACTTTATTTTTCGGGGCTTATATAAACTGACCAAGATGctcatattttattatcaagtCGGTTCTTAAATGATAAATTGTATACTTTTATTAACTAGATTTTTTTCCACCTCGCGGAATCGACCTTTAAAAACTTTTGATGTTTCAGTAGTTAAATAGTTGCTACTTGAACAGTAGTTGATTCAATGCAGTTGCAACCACAATTCTTTCCGCTTCAACTTTAGGATTACCGTAATAAGAGATCCATTTAATCTGAACAATTCTGTTACTTTATCAGAATAGAATTGTAATGATATTTCTATGATTGGCATTGTAATTGCCCCAACAAACTACCACGACTACTCACCCTTTAACAAGAACTAGTAACATATTCAGTGTTGGCAAAATAATATCATTAAATATTCCTATTAATTTTTTGTCAAGAAGTTCGAATAGATGTGAGTCACTGTtactgaaaatatatcagtataTGAGCTTTTTCATTAAGTAAACTGTCTCTGAAATATGTAATTGAATTCTAtccatattttcttcatttacaGGGTGGAGAACGTGCTCTGGAGGATACAGAATGGTGAATTAGATTTTCATTCCAAATTAAAAGCTATTGTTTTATTTGTCGGAACTAATAATACTGACTGTACTCCTCATGAGGTTTTTGAAGGAATTCttgaaatcatcaaaaatataaaGCAAAAATCAGGAAACATTGCCATTATTCTACCGGTAGGTAAAAAATTTATTGGTAGTtataataaaaatcaataatttacaATAATTCATCAAGTAAATAAGTAAAAAAGAGaaagtttcaaatttgtctTATATCAAGCGAAACCCCCTTCAAGAATATTAATGTAATTAGTTGATCAGTAGATCTTTAATCTATTTACAATCTCCATAACCACTCAAAAACCATTGTGACCATCCAAAAGAAGTGAATTGAAAAgtattttctcttcaaattcTGGGGGTGAATAATTCATAAAACGACACTTGAGAATGATCTATGTTTCAAGATTTATGGAAGAGCTCAATGATCTAATAATTAGTAGATAGCACATAAAAGCAGATGAATCGACTCTCATACATCAAAACATTGGTTTAATATATTGAACCAATCGATTATTGAATCCTTTTAGATCATGTGATTTGACATCCATTATGATTGAAATCAAACATCTTTATTCTATTTGTCTTGGTCACATAACCCAGGTCTTAAACTTTTTCTCTCTAATGTTGGAGTCAATGCTCTACACGGCACAACCACTTAAGGGCTcatctatttattattatatcattgtAAGAGTTATTCCACATCTGCATTTtagaaaattataatgaaatccTATTTTCCAATGGATACTTCTGGGTTAATTTGATTTCTTCTTACATTATAAACActtaataataaacaatataataTGTATAGATATTGTTGATGTAAAATTACGTCTGACAGAAACTCATGTAGGGTAATTGAGGAGACAATTatatagaaataatatttacttTGATTACTTTGATCAAAAAAGTACTaatgatcaatcaaaaacaCTCCCAATAACATTTTTCTTATTCTCAAAATAATGATCGAAAACAGTGTGCACCATAGATGTCATATCTAAAGCAGTCATGCTCCTTCCAAATTTGGAAAAAGCtactttattacattctctCACAAGCTTGCAACCCCCGAAGGAAGCTAAAAGAGCTCTCTCATCATGTGATTCTTCACTTTCTATCGGAATATCTTTTTGCATAGACCAACACAAAAAGGTGGCCACTGCACCTGCTAACAAATCCCCTTGGCCTCCAGATCTTCTACCTGATCCTGAACCAGTTACTTTTGTCTCAATTGCCTTATCGAAAATTATATCTTCTGGCCCTTTTACAACAATTGTCAAGTTCGAACACAACTCAAAAAGTCTTGCTGAGTTAGTCCTATATTTTTCGGTTTCTGAATTACCTACCAATCTGGAAAATTCAACTATATTTGgtgttaaaattaatttatttggaTAGTCTTTTATCAAgtcaatattatttgaaatcaggaataATCCATCTGCATCTATAACCAGTGGTTTTCTCAACTTCTTGCATAAACTGATCACCTGCTTTATAACGTTGAAAGTAGATTCGTCTCTTCCTAAACCTGGACCAATCAATATAACATGGAGTCTTTCCAACCAAGGTTCTATTTTAGTTGCTGCTTGGCTATGGTCAAGATATGGAAGCACAATCAGCTCCGGACTGTATGTTTTTATAACTGTAGCTGCTTCTTTCATGCAAAACACATACACTAGATCTGCTCCAACTTTCA
This window contains:
- the LOC123683453 gene encoding platelet-activating factor acetylhydrolase IB subunit alpha1-like isoform X2 yields the protein MNTKKSQPPEDEVGDGRWQSMHNRYLNEAQNSEPEVLFIGDSIVQQLQFSTIWAEKFISLHCCNFGIGGDRVENVLWRIQNGELDFHSKLKAIVLFVGTNNTDCTPHEVFEGILEIIKNIKQKSGNIAIILPTLLPRGQYPNPYRERNDQVNTFLLDKFCNPDNADMLTPNVHVVKIHDNIVQNDKTIPHFILHDYLHLTNSAYWKIFGPVYDKLCEVLKK
- the LOC123683453 gene encoding platelet-activating factor acetylhydrolase IB subunit beta homolog isoform X1, which encodes MNPCILAQPPEDEVGDGRWQSMHNRYLNEAQNSEPEVLFIGDSIVQQLQFSTIWAEKFISLHCCNFGIGGDRVENVLWRIQNGELDFHSKLKAIVLFVGTNNTDCTPHEVFEGILEIIKNIKQKSGNIAIILPTLLPRGQYPNPYRERNDQVNTFLLDKFCNPDNADMLTPNVHVVKIHDNIVQNDKTIPHFILHDYLHLTNSAYWKIFGPVYDKLCEVLKK
- the LOC123683453 gene encoding platelet-activating factor acetylhydrolase IB subunit alpha2-like isoform X3, with the protein product MHNRYLNEAQNSEPEVLFIGDSIVQQLQFSTIWAEKFISLHCCNFGIGGDRVENVLWRIQNGELDFHSKLKAIVLFVGTNNTDCTPHEVFEGILEIIKNIKQKSGNIAIILPTLLPRGQYPNPYRERNDQVNTFLLDKFCNPDNADMLTPNVHVVKIHDNIVQNDKTIPHFILHDYLHLTNSAYWKIFGPVYDKLCEVLKK
- the LOC123683451 gene encoding ATP-dependent (S)-NAD(P)H-hydrate dehydratase, producing MHFMKKSSKCIINIFSLKYLVSKRMSTQPKFLKEDYLLAKCKQLPPSLSQDKHKGEAGRIGVFGGSLEYTGAPYYAAITSLKVGADLVYVFCMKEAATVIKTYSPELIVLPYLDHSQAATKIEPWLERLHVILIGPGLGRDESTFNVIKQVISLCKKLRKPLVIDADGLFLISNNIDLIKDYPNKLILTPNIVEFSRLVGNSETEKYRTNSARLFELCSNLTIVVKGPEDIIFDKAIETKVTGSGSGRRSGGQGDLLAGAVATFLCWSMQKDIPIESEESHDERALLASFGGCKLVRECNKVAFSKFGRSMTALDMTSMVHTVFDHYFENKKNVIGSVFD